Sequence from the Methanobacteriaceae archaeon genome:
ATGGATTAAAAAATATGACATTTAATAGGGATTTATAATTAAAAAGCATCATTTTCCATTTAATAATGAGAATTCAGGAGAATAAAATGACAGATAAACCATTTGGACTGGTAGTTAGAGCCATAATAAAAGATTCTGATAACAATATTCTTATTTTAAAACGTGCCCCAGATTCTCGAAGTAATCCTCAGTGCTGGGAACTTCCAGGAGGTAAAGTAGAACCAGGAGAATCTTTTGATAAGGCCATGATAAGAGAAATCAAAGAAGAAACCAATTTAGATATCACCCTGAATCGTGCAGTAGGTATAGCTCAGCAGGATCTTCCCCACATACATTCCGTGCATGTAATAATGACTGTAGAAGTGAATTCTGGAGATTTAAAAATCAGTGACGAACACACTGAATTTAAATGGAGAAGTTTAGACAAAATAAAGACTCTAAAGTTATCTAACTGGTTTGAAAGCTTTTTAGATGAAAAAGATATTTAATTAATTTATATTAATTAGGAATTTTATCTACTTTAATCTATTTTTTTGAATTATCTATAAAACCTATTAATAACAGCCGAAAAATCTAAAATAAGAATTAAAAATAGAAAATTAAAATAAAAATTGAAGAATAAATGTTTTTGTGATTTTAAGATATTTTAGCCAGAGCCGCATCCAAAACCTTTACCACTACATCTAATTGTTCTTTAGTAATTATTAGAGGTGGTAACAATCGAACAACCGTATCTGCAGTACAATTTACTAGAACGCCTTGTTTTCGAGCCGCAGTAACCACATCTCCACAACTTTTTGTGAGTTCTATGCCTATCATTAGGCCTTTACCCCGTACTTCTTTTACTATTTCATATTTAGAAGCCATCTGTTCTAGATTTGCTTTAAGGTAAGCCCCTAATTCTTGAGATTGATGAACCAGATTTTCATCCAGTATAACTTCAATGGCTGCCTTAGCAGCAGCACAACCTAATGGATTTCCACCAAAGGTTGATCCATGGTCTCCTGGTTCAAATGCAGTAGCAATTCGCTCATTAGCTAGTACAGCACCAATTGGGTATCCGCCGCCCATGGCCTTAGCTATAGTGGTTATATCCGGCTCCACTCCAAATAAAGTGGAAGCAAACATTTCCCCAGTACGGCCAAATCCAGTCTGGATTTCATCCATAATCAGTAAAACATCTCGCTGGCGGCAAATATTTTGTACATTTTGCAAGTAACCTTCTGGAGGTACAATTACTCCCCCTTCACCTTGAATAGGTTCCAGTATAATTGCTGCAGTATCCTCAGTTATGACTTCAACCATGGCCTGTATATCACCATAGGGGACGTGTTTAAATCCCCCAGGAAGTGGTTTAAATGGTTCCTTATATTTGTCCTGACCAGTAGCAGTTACTGTGGCCAGAGTACGTCCGTGAAAAGAATTATCAGTGGATATGATCTCGCCTTTTCCCGTGTATTTTCGGGCCAATTTTATGGCTCCCTCATTGGCCTCGGCACCACTATTGGCAAAGAATACTCTGTCATGGGGAGATACTTGTGTAAGTAACTTGGCTAATTCTACCTGTTCCTGAGTGTAGTAAACATTAGAACAGTGAATCATTCTCTGGGCCTGGTGACATATAGCCAAAGCCACTTTAGGGTGGGCATGGCCTACATTGTTCACTGCCACTCCTGCAAAACAGTCAAGATAGGATTTTCCTTCCACATCCCATACCTCAGCTCCTTTTCCATGAGAAAGGGCCAGAGGTTGGCGACCGTAAGTTTGCATGACGAATTTTTTATCTAAATCCATGATCTCCTGAGTATTCATCATATCACCTGATATTCTTAATTAAAAACTAATTATAAATGGTATTGCCCTATTTATTGTTAAATAATCGGTTAATAAAACTTAAGCATGGATTTAAATCATCAATGCTTATAATTAATGCTAATGCACTTTATTAGTTAATCCCATTATATTAATTAGGAAGTAGTCACAAATTTTTAAATACCATTTGTAACCGGCAATTTTATATTTAGTTGGTTTCGCTTATTAATAAGTGCTGCTATAATTTTCTTCGTAGTATTATCCATAACTTATTAAAAATAGTGAAAATAAGCAATCTCTATAAATTATGAAAATAATTTAAAAATAATAAATGTCCAGACATACAACATATTCTAAAATATATTAATTAACATATTTTTAAACAAATATAATCTGAATCAGGTGAATAAAATGAAAAAAGCTGTTATTGAAACTAAAAAAGGAAATATTGAACTGGTTATGTTTGAAGAAGACGCTCCAAATACTGTGGCCAATTTTGAAGAACTAGCTAATAAAGGATTTTATGACGGATTAACTTTCCACCGAGTACTCCCAGATTTCGTAATCCAAGGAGGATGTCCTAAAGGAAACGGTACAGGAGGCCCAGGATACACCATCAAATGTGAAATAAATGAAAATAAGCATGTTAGAGGTGCTATGTCCATGGCCCACGCTGGTAAAGACACTGGAGGAAGCCAGTTCTTTATAACTCACTCCCCACAACCACACCTAGACGGAGTACACACCGTATTTGGTAAAGTGACCAATGGGATGAGTGTAGTCAATTCCATTCAGGAAAAAGATGTTATGGAAAAAGTAAGGGTTATTGAAGAATAATCTATATTTATTATTTATTTTTTAATATCAAATTTTAATTCAAATTTTAATTCATACTCAGTTTTTAGTGTATTTACTATAGAAAAGGGGAAATTATATGAATAAAAATCAGAAAACGAAACTAATTCAAGTAGTTGTAATTATGCTAGTTTTTTTGCTTGCCATGGGAATTATGCTGTTCTTCCTTTTCGTTTAAATTCTTGAATTATCTAGATTTTAATAAAAGTAAGCAAAATAACAGTAAAGTACTATTAATTAAATTAATTTTTTAGTTATTAATTAATATAAACTAATTAATATAAAATATAAAGAAATACAATATTTACCTCATATTAATTTTTCCCAGACAATATTGCTCTAAAACCGTGGCATAAACATTAGCTATTTCTTCAGTGATTTCCAGGTGATATTGAGAATAATTTTCCTCTGGATTGGCCACTACAATCTGTCCCAGAATTTCATCCTCATTTTTAACTGCCACTGAAAGAAATTGGCTCACTGGTTCATGTCCTAACGGCAATCCATGTGCTGCCGGGTGATTTTTAGGATTATGGGTAAAAAATGATTTTCCAGTATCCAGAGAATAACCTAGAAGGCCACCGTAAGTTCCATCCTTTCGGATTTTAAATCTTGCTTCCCCTAAATCTGCATAGTACTGGCACCCCTTGGTTAGGTGAGAAAACGAAATACCTACACTGTCTTTATTTTCTGGATCAACAAAAGCCACATAACAATTTTTACTTTTTGTAAGGGCCCTGGTTTCTTCATATACAACATCTGAAATTTCTTTCAAAGAATAGTCATCCAGCATGCCTAAAATTTTATTTTTAGCATTTTCCAGATTATTTTCTGTAGAATTTTCATTATTCAACATTGTAAATTCTCCATAATATAATTAAAAGTTTTTAAATTCTTTTAAAGACATATTAAATCAATTTTCATCATTGAAAATCGATTATCCTCCAGATTATCATGATAAATAACTAGTCTTATTTTTTTATCATGATTATATTTAAACTTATGAATATATTGTCAATAAACTAATAATAAATTAATTGTTTCTACTTTATTTCTAAATTATATTCTAATTTTTCAGTTTAATTCAATACTGTGTTTTAATTCTTAAATTATTATAAATAGTTTCAAAAAAGCATTTAATCTAATTAAATTGGAGATTATGAGCAAATATAAGTATTATCTGATGCATAATTTAATATGAATAAGGTCGGTTAACATGTCCGATGCAAAAAATACTTCCCTCAAGCTAAAATCAATTTCCGAGCTAATTAGCTTAATTATAATCACTTTTGGTATTCTAGTCATTTTAGGTTGGGCTTTCAACATTAATATTTTATTAAGTCCAGGTGATGGTTTTTCTACCATTAAAGCCAATGCAGGATTGGGTTTTGTTTTAATTGGTTTTGCACTATACTTACTACAAGATAAAAGGAATAATAAATCAAATAAGCAATTATCACAGTTATTATCAGTTATAGTATTTCTAATTGGTTTTTTAACGCTTTTTGAATATTTATCTGGAATTAATTTATTTATAGACCAAATATTATTTAAAGAAGCGCCCGGAGCATTTTTAGCATCAAGTCCCAACCGTATGGCATTTTCAGCATCCATAGGATTGACTTTGGCCGGATTAAGTGCTATTTTTATTGATTACGAGACTAAAAGTGGGCATCGACCAGG
This genomic interval carries:
- a CDS encoding GAF domain-containing protein is translated as MLNNENSTENNLENAKNKILGMLDDYSLKEISDVVYEETRALTKSKNCYVAFVDPENKDSVGISFSHLTKGCQYYADLGEARFKIRKDGTYGGLLGYSLDTGKSFFTHNPKNHPAAHGLPLGHEPVSQFLSVAVKNEDEILGQIVVANPEENYSQYHLEITEEIANVYATVLEQYCLGKINMR
- a CDS encoding peptidylprolyl isomerase, whose translation is MKKAVIETKKGNIELVMFEEDAPNTVANFEELANKGFYDGLTFHRVLPDFVIQGGCPKGNGTGGPGYTIKCEINENKHVRGAMSMAHAGKDTGGSQFFITHSPQPHLDGVHTVFGKVTNGMSVVNSIQEKDVMEKVRVIEE
- a CDS encoding acetylornithine transaminase — protein: MNTQEIMDLDKKFVMQTYGRQPLALSHGKGAEVWDVEGKSYLDCFAGVAVNNVGHAHPKVALAICHQAQRMIHCSNVYYTQEQVELAKLLTQVSPHDRVFFANSGAEANEGAIKLARKYTGKGEIISTDNSFHGRTLATVTATGQDKYKEPFKPLPGGFKHVPYGDIQAMVEVITEDTAAIILEPIQGEGGVIVPPEGYLQNVQNICRQRDVLLIMDEIQTGFGRTGEMFASTLFGVEPDITTIAKAMGGGYPIGAVLANERIATAFEPGDHGSTFGGNPLGCAAAKAAIEVILDENLVHQSQELGAYLKANLEQMASKYEIVKEVRGKGLMIGIELTKSCGDVVTAARKQGVLVNCTADTVVRLLPPLIITKEQLDVVVKVLDAALAKIS
- a CDS encoding NUDIX domain-containing protein; its protein translation is MTDKPFGLVVRAIIKDSDNNILILKRAPDSRSNPQCWELPGGKVEPGESFDKAMIREIKEETNLDITLNRAVGIAQQDLPHIHSVHVIMTVEVNSGDLKISDEHTEFKWRSLDKIKTLKLSNWFESFLDEKDI